The following nucleotide sequence is from Ktedonobacteraceae bacterium.
ATGAGTACGTATCGCTCTTGAACGAGGACGAGATACCCGTCCTCGAGCTGGAAGCAACCGGGGAATTTGGGCAGAACGATTTCGGCGCGCCCACAACGGCTTTCGAGCCTCCCAGGCAACAGGTACAGGCAAAACCACACAGCCCGCCGGTAGCGGCGGCTAAACCCGCGCCCACGACAAAGCGCCGTCGCAAACGACGCGGCCGCTCGCTGCTGGTTCCGATTTTTATCGTGATGGTTACCACGCTGATTATCATCGCAGGTATCCTGTACTATGGCTACCAGTCTATCGCGATAACCGCGGTTTCCGTCAGTTTTGGCCCGAAAATTTCGGTAGTTAACCAGGTCTATACCATCTCGGCTACAGCACAGGCAACCAGCATAAATGTCGCTTCCAAAGTTATTCCTGTAAAGCCGGCCCAGGTCCACGAGCAGGGTATGATGCAAGGGATGACGACCGGGCAGATCAATTGTATTCTTGGCTTTATCGATTGCCAGCAAGCAGTCTCAACCACTGATGTCAGCAAGCTGGAGACAGCAATACATTCCAACCTGATGCCAAAGCTGACGCAAGATCTGCAGAACCAGATTCAGGCGGCAGGTGGCATACAGGTAGGTGCCATCTCTTTCAATGATGCCTCGTCGTCGGCGAATCCGAATGTAGGCTCAGAAGGCAAAACGGTAACGGTGACGCTGGTCGAGCAGGCGACGGTAGGCTATATTGCGAAGAAGGACGCGCAGGAGCTGGCGCGGCAATTGCTGAGCCGGCAGGTGAACAAGGGCTATCACTTCATCGATTCCACTATCCAGATCGGTGAGCCTGTGATCGAGGGCATAGACAACAACGGGGTAGTGAGGATCAAGATCGCAGCCGGCGGAGCCGAACTGTACGCTTTGCCGCAGGCTGAGGTACATGATATTCAGAGGCACCTGGAGGGATTGACAGTCAGCGCGGCCCAGGCCTATATTGCGCGACAACCCGGGATTGATCCCAACACAATTATGATCCACTTTACGCAGGGATACAGTACAACGCTGCCGGCGGATGCGCAGCATATCAGCGTGAAAGATACTGAGCCTACGACCTACCCCAGCTTTGATTTGCAAACTATCCCGGCGCCTGCCACACCCGCGAGTACCCCCACCGCGGGAGGAGGATAGGGACTGGATTAAGCGCGGAAAAAAGGGTGGGTTAGCTTTCACACCCCTGCAAATGAGCGAAAGGTCTGTCAAGGCGTAGAGCCGGATTCATCGCGCCCTGGGATGGGGCCATTAAACCGGCACGAAGCCAAAAACATCTTCTTTGCAGGGGCGAAGCATAGCCCACCCCGAACGGTGCAATCCTGGAATTTTTTCGTCTTACTACTATTATACACTATTCTCGCCAAATTTTGAAGGGGATTGCGCGCGCAATCCCTCCTTTACAGGAATGCAGCCCTCAATCTGGATCCGCCGCGTCATCATTCTCCGGCTCTGCTGATTCATCTTCGCGCAATTCTTGCCAGAGCTGGCGAACGGTATGGGTAGAGACCTGGTAGCCGAAACCGCGTCGCTGCAAGAACGAACCGAGGCGGTTGCGAAACGTGGTGTAATCCATGCCGGGGATGTTGACGAGCGAGAGAGCCTTTTTGCGACCGGCGCGCAAGGCGCGTTCCTCGTCCTGTTCGTCATCCACCAGTTCATCAACCATTTCGCGGTTGACGCCTTTCATACGCAGCTCGTTTTTGAGCGCGCGGGCGCCACGGGGATTGAACTGCTCTCGTGTCTCTATCCAGAACGAGGCGAAGTTGCGATCATTGACGAAGTCGAGACGATCCAGGCGGGCCAGCGCCACTTCGATAATTTCGGGCGGAGTTTCTTTGCGGCGCAGGTAACGCCTGACCTCTTCGCGGCTGCGCGGTCGAAATGAGAGGTAGTTCAGGGCGCGGTCCACAGCCTGTTGCTCAAGCTCGGCGCTGTGCAGCTGCTCCAGTTGTTCGGGGAGCAATTCCTGCTGTACTTGCAGTCCCATCTGCATCACGATAGAAGCGTTGACGCCGAGCAGGAAACGCCCGTCAACGTAGAGGTTGAAACGCTCAGCATCGTGAGCCTGTGGTTCAATAGCTGTTATACGCATGAAAGTATTCTATCACATGGCGGTGCAGGATGAGGAGAAACCAACAGAACACATGCGGCTATGTATGTATAAAATAGAAGATGTAGAGCCGCGTGCGCAACAGAGGATTTTATTATTGATAATAAACACCCCAAATGAGTAGATTTCCGGTATGGGCATCAAAAACTGCATCACCGTACTCTGCCGTCGTTGGGGCTTTGACATTTGGCCGAGGTGGCGCTCCACGTATATTAGTGAGGAGAAATGGTCCCTGGACTTTGACATAGCAGACTAAGGCGTTATCAGGGCGGCCAACACTCTCTCCACGCATCAATTGGCTGGCTTGTCTGGCAGTTACAAACTGAATAGTCAAGATTTTTAAGTGCGCGCCCGGCACGACAGGCCCGGCAAAGAACCCATTTGTATTGAAAAAAGCAATGACATCATCTTGTGTGAAGGCTGGCCCCGATCCGTTCTGTGCCAAATGTGGATGGATAGCAGGATCACCGGCAAGATAGGTCTGCGAAATTTGAAACGCACGGTGGACAGGTGGCGGAGCTGGAGGTTTAACAGAAGTAGCTGTGGCTGCATTCGTAAACCACGCAATTCCGACAATCGCAAGAGCAAGCAAGATGCCAGCACCACAAACTAATCTGAACCGCAACATATTCTCACCCTCCTTTCCTAAGAATATTCTCTCAATAAAAAGACGATTTTCTTCTCAATTAAGTTCCGTGCTT
It contains:
- a CDS encoding serine/threonine-protein kinase: MREQHGPMMEEPSSLRFGNYDLIERIDVGGMGEVYLARQRSAFGRKVAFKIIRSDLVHDFTARARFLREAQVSAHLQHEHILPLIEFNEDQGRLFLVTPYIEGGTLARRLQSGPLSLREVHHLFVPLAQAVAYIHRRGVIHRDLKPTNILLDSQDGQIYVRLIDFGIASLQGQLASAPLTTAGHELGTVAYMAPERLSGVAAPSNDIFSLGVILYQMLTGHFPTPQMHHRLPEQLEYVVRRSIAPRPEDRFATAEELLQAFERAYQQLIASPPQQVLPAAAVGVSRPSQGRFRNSPSSPVRSAVHNQQVFDDSELATADENEYVSLLNEDEIPVLELEATGEFGQNDFGAPTTAFEPPRQQVQAKPHSPPVAAAKPAPTTKRRRKRRGRSLLVPIFIVMVTTLIIIAGILYYGYQSIAITAVSVSFGPKISVVNQVYTISATAQATSINVASKVIPVKPAQVHEQGMMQGMTTGQINCILGFIDCQQAVSTTDVSKLETAIHSNLMPKLTQDLQNQIQAAGGIQVGAISFNDASSSANPNVGSEGKTVTVTLVEQATVGYIAKKDAQELARQLLSRQVNKGYHFIDSTIQIGEPVIEGIDNNGVVRIKIAAGGAELYALPQAEVHDIQRHLEGLTVSAAQAYIARQPGIDPNTIMIHFTQGYSTTLPADAQHISVKDTEPTTYPSFDLQTIPAPATPASTPTAGGG
- a CDS encoding RecX family transcriptional regulator codes for the protein MRITAIEPQAHDAERFNLYVDGRFLLGVNASIVMQMGLQVQQELLPEQLEQLHSAELEQQAVDRALNYLSFRPRSREEVRRYLRRKETPPEIIEVALARLDRLDFVNDRNFASFWIETREQFNPRGARALKNELRMKGVNREMVDELVDDEQDEERALRAGRKKALSLVNIPGMDYTTFRNRLGSFLQRRGFGYQVSTHTVRQLWQELREDESAEPENDDAADPD